Below is a window of Myroides profundi DNA.
GGCATACCCATTCTTCCCATTCTACCTAATGTAACTAAAGTTTGGTTTTTCTGTACCTCTTCTACGAATAGGATAGAGTAATCTATCGTGTTGTTCGTCTGTGTCCAGTCGATTAAATATTGGTCTAATACAGCACCAGATACTTTCTCAGCTACACGCTTGAAGTCATTAGGAGTAGGGTGAGTGAACTTGTATTCATTATAGTACGTTCTCAGTGTAGTCATCATATTATCCCACCCGATTAAGTAAGCTAATTGAGTTAAGAAGATAGACCCTCTGCTGTATGCAGAAGTAGAATAAGCTCTATTGGTCATATAATGATCTGCATGTGTACTTAATGGCTCTTGCATTCCCTTAGACACTAAGTTGTAATAGCTCTTATAAGTAGATCCGAACGGGTTCACATCTTCTTGTTGGTCTTTAGGTAAGATCTTTAGCATTGCTAAGTCAGAGATAAATGAAGTAAACCCTTCATCCATCCATTCGTGTTTCGTCTCATTAGTAGCTAAAGCATGTTGGAACCAACTGTGCGCTAACTCATGAGCTGTCACTCCTGCTAAGCTTGGGAATGATCTCTCACCTGTGATTAAGGTACACATAGAGTATTCCATACCTCCATCACCACCTTGTATTACAGAGTATTGGTTATAAGGGTAAGGACCTACATTCTCATTGAAGAATTTCATTAACTCTGCTGTTACAGGCTGTAGTTTTTTCCAGTTATCTATAATAGCAGGGTTGTTTTTATATAAGAAGTGAAGTTTCACTCCATCAGGTCCATCATATGTATCGTGTATGAAGTTAGGGTCTGCTCCCCATGTAAAGTCTAGTACATTCTCAGCCTTAAAGTGCCATGTAAGCTCTTTACCTTTTTTGATAGAATTATCATCGATACCAGCATCTTGGTATCCATATCCTACCTCATTATTATTTACGATATTACCTGTACCACCTAAGATATAGTTTTTATCTAACGTTATTTTTACGTCGAAGTCACCCCATACACTGTGGAACTCTCTACCTAGATACTGCTCAGCATGCCATCCTTCGAAGTCATATTCAGCGATCTTAGGGAACCATTGAGACATAGACAGTGCTACACCCTCTTTAGAGTTTCTACCAGCTCTACGGATCATCACAGGAGCTTGTCCGTCGAAGTTCATTGTGAATACAGTAGATGACTTAGGAGCGATAGGTTTTTTTAGAGTCACCTCTAGTACAGTACCTACTTCTTTCGTCTCTAAAGCCTCACCATCTTGCATCATTTTAGATACCTTTAAGTATCCTATTTCGTTGTCTTTTAGCTTTGTGATTCTACTTTCAAATACTTTTCTACCTCTCACTGTTTTAGTATCTACCATACGAGAGTCAGGATCAGCAATATTTGATAATAGCGCATCCATATCACTATTTGGTTGGAATGCGTTGTAGTAAAGGTGGAAGTATACTGCTTTTAAAGTATCAGGTGAATTGTTTGTGTAAGTTAACTTTTGAGTACCTGTATATTGGTACTTTTTCACGTCCATCTTCACGTCCATTTTATAGTCAACATGTTGTTGCCAATAACCTGGATTAGGGTTGTTTTGAGCGATTGCATCTATCAGGGCAATAGAGCAAATAGCTAGAGTTAGTAATATTTTTTTCATAATGTGTTTGAAATCAAAACTCCACATATATTATGCATAAATGTGGAGCTTTATATATTAAGGGTTACTTAGTTACAAGTTTTATTTTTTAGCTTTTGACAATTTCTCAGCTAATAATAATGCATTGTACGCATTTACAAACTTACCAGAAGTAGAGATAGATTGGAAATTTCTGATTTCTTTTTTCTCACCTACTACTACGTCGAAGTTTACTGCTACACCTGAGTCCATGATGATTTTCTTCACTTCTCCAGCTGTAAACTCTGGGTAATAAGCTCTCACTAATGCTGCAACACCTGCTACGTTAGGAGAAGCCATAGAAGTACCTTGTAAGTACTCATAACTATTCGTTGGTACAGTAGCATAGATTTTCACTCCAGGAGCGAATACGTCTACGTCATAATCTCCATAGTTAGAGAAACGAGCCACCATATTTTTACCAAACTCTGGGTTAAGAGCTCCTACTACTAAGAAGTTGTTAGAGATCTCTGGTCCCATCTTCACGTTATCGTTAGGGTAGCGCTCTACACCTCCAGGGATGTTTAAGTCCATAGCATCATTACCTGCAGCTACTACGATAAGTACATCTTTCTCTTCTGCATATTTAATAGCGTCACGTACCCACTGACTGTTTTCTTCGTAGTATTTACCGAAGCTTCCGTTGATTACTTTAGCACCGTTATCTACTGCATATCTAATACCTAATGCGATATCCTTATCATACTCATCTCCATCAGGTACAGCTCTTACAGCCATGATCTCTGCTACGTCAGATGCTACACCGTCTCCACCTAAGTTATTACCACGAGTCTGAGCGATAATACCAGCTACGTGAGTACCGTGTTTAGCCTCTTCTCTTACAGGTCCGATCACGTTGTTATCACCATAGATTCTATCATTGATATCTGTATGATCATCACCTACTATTTTTCTACCGTCGAACTCTAAGTTTAAGTGGTGTTTCGCTTTACTTTCTACACTGTTTTTGTAAGCTTCTAACCAAGATAACTCTCTTCCACCTGCTAAGATATTATACATAACATTCTTAGAGTGGATGATCTCTTCATTAGCATCTAATGGAATACTGTTTAAGTCATCCATTGTGTAGTCTTTCTTATCTAGGTATTTTGCGATACGCTCATTTGCGCGCAATAGCATATCTACACGTAGTTTGCTCTCTTGGTTGCTTTTTATTTCTTCGTCGTATTCCTTCACAGCTCTTTTGTACTGATCAGAACCGTCATCACCTCTACGAATCACACGTACCATCTCTACATTTTCGTGTACAGACTGTCCTAAGAAGTTCCATCCGTGGATGTCATCGATGTATCCATTATTATCATCATCGATACCATTACCAGCTATTTCATTAGGGTTTGTCCAAACTTGAGTTTTTAAATCATCGTGATCAATCTCAACACCTGAATCTACAACTCCTACAATTACTTTCTTAGGTAATTTCTTTCCTTTAAGAATTTCTTCATACGCTCTGTCAACAGACATTCCAGGAACAGTATCATTAATGATGTCTAAATGACTCCATCTGCGTAATTGTTCTTCTGTAAGTTTTGTTGTTCTCTTCGGTAGATTATCTACACCCGAGATCGGTGTATTGGTAATCGTACTCGTTGTACCACAGCTAGTTAAAGCTAATGCTAAAGCAGCTGATAGGTATAAAGGTTTAATCAATCGCATTATAGTTAAATTTAAATTATCAATGTTATTCGTGCTAAAAATATAAATAAGTTACATCTTGAAAGTGTACTTAACACTAAATTAAGATTTCATTAGCTTTTAAATTCTCATTTAGTCTCACTCCTTTTTCAGTATGTTGCACAGTGATGATTTCATTATGAGCATCGTGTTCTAAGAACAAATACCAATTCTCATCAGCTGCCATCTTTAAGAATTTCTCTTTTTCGTCTAGTGTTAGCAGAGGTCTTGTATCATATCCCATAACATAAGGAAGAGGGATGTGTCCTACTGTAGGCAGTAGATCGGCTACATAAGCTATCTTTTTGCCTTTATAGTTCAGTATAGGGATCATTTGCTTCTCAGTATGTCCATCTGCGAAGAAGATATCAAAGCCTAATTCGGAGTTGTGCAGTATGTTTCCTTCAGTCTTTGGGATGAAGTGTAGTGCACCACTCTCCTGTATAGGAAGTATGTTCTCTGATAAGAAAGAAGCCTTCTCTCTCGCATTCGGTTTAGTTGCCCATTCCCAGTGATTCTCATTCGTCCAGTACTTAGCGTTTTTAAAAGCGTTTACATATCCTGTTCTATCACTATTCCAGTCTACAGCACCTCCTACGTGATCGAAGTGTAAGTGTGTCAAAAATACATCTGTGATATCATCTCTATGAAAGCCATGCTTAGCTAGAGACTTATCTATGCTATGGTCACCCCATAGATTATAATAACCAAAGAATTTATCAGATTGTTTATTTCCCATACCTGTATCGATAAGGATCAGTCTGTTGCCCTCTTCGATAAGGAGTAGTCTAGCACCTAAGTCGATGAGGTTATTAGCATCAGCAGGGTTGGTTTTGTTCCAAATCACTTTAGGAACAACGCCAAACATAGCACCACCATCTAGTTTAAAGTTGCCACTTTCTATAGCGTATAGTTTCATAATTGTTTTAGTTTATTTGAGTTAGGTGCAAATTACTAAAATTATTTCTCCTAGTCTCTCTTTTTTGCAAAAGTCTGTCACTGGCCTTGGTATAGCAGAGGATCTAATCGGTTATCTAAGGAAATGATAGTAGTATATAGATGCTTCGGGTAGAGATTTAGTACGGTTCGGTAAAAGGGTACTTATCCTAAGTAAACACTACTCATTACCGAACAGCTTCCGAACAATTTTTTAATTAAAAATGGTAAATTGTTTACTAATAGTTGGTTATGTTGAAATAAACTAACCAAAGTAAGGCAATATCTCCAATACTAACCAAAAAGGGCAAAAGAGGGCGATAGTTAATGAAGAATTTAAAATTAGGAATTAGGAAGGGTAGCCTTCTGCATGATGGGAGAAGGAATTGTGTTATGAGTAGAGACGGATTATTATCCGTGTCAGACAAACAAATCAACCCAATCAAAACACAAACAATCCCAATCAACATCAAAGTAGAGACGGATTATTATCCGTGTCAAACAAAATACCCCAATCAATGTACACACAGATTATCATCCGTGTTACCCAAAGAATTTTAAAAACTATATTAAACTCGCAAAGGATAGATATACATCAATATTATTAAATTGTAAATCTTTAATATACATATTAGTAAGGATTACTTTTTGCTGTTTATTCATTAAAAAAGAATTATGAATAAGAAGTTTAAAGGTGTGTATAATCGATCTTCGAATAGAGCTAAATGGTGGGATTATACAAATGACGGAACGTATTTTATAACTATTTGTACAAGAGATATGAAACATAATTTTGGGTATATATTTCAAGATAAGATGTACTTAAATGATTTAGGGAGATGTGTTTTAAATTGTTGGTTTAGTATCCCTCATTATTACCCATTTGTTGTTTTGGATGCATTTATTGTAATGCCAAATCATGTGCATGGTATCTTACATATTAATAGAGGGAATGATAAAACTAAGAATGTTGATAATATCATGGAATTTAAAAACGTATCTGGAAGTTTAGGAAGTATAATAAAGGGGTTTAAAGTAGGAGTAAAGAAAGATGCTAATAGTCTTGGTATAGCGTTCTTTTGGCAAGATGGGTATCATGACCATATTATCAGAACAGTTTCTGCGTATCAGAATATTGCTAATTATATTCATACTAATCCTTCACGTTGGAATAAGGATAGGTTTTATAATGAGTTTTGAATGGGGTGTTTTGTTCGTGTTTTGAATGTGTTATTTTGTTTGCTTGATGTTGATGATGATTTGTTTGTTTGACACGGATGATAATCCGTCTCTACTTTGATGTTGATTGGGATTGTTTGTGTTTTTAATGGGTTGATTTGTTTGTTTGACACGGATGATAATCCGTCTCTACTTTGATGTTGATTGGGATTGTTTGTGTTTTTAATGGGTTGATTTGTTTGTTTGACACGGATGATAATCCGTCTCTACTTTGATGTTGATTGGGTTTGTTTGTGTTTTTAATGGGTTGATTTGTTTGTTTGACACGGATAATAATCCGTCTCTACATTGATGTTGATTGGGGTTGTTTGTGTTTTTAATGGGTTATTTTGTTTGTTTGACACGGATGATAATCCGTCTCTACATTGATGTTGATTGGGGTTGTTTGTGTTTTTAATGGGTTGATTTGTTTGTTTGACACGGATAATAATCCGTCTCTACATTGATATTGATTGGGTTTGTTTGTGTTTTGAATGGGTTGATTTGTTTGTTTGACACGGATGATAATCCGTCTCTACTTTGATGTTGATTGGGTTTGTTTGATGTGGGAAAGGGGACTTCTTTTAAGGTAGAATTAGTATCTGTTTTAGTGTTCAAAATATTATCGATTCTTACTTTTATATTTTATTGATAAAGGATAACTTTGTCTTTTTAAAAAAATAATGCCTTGATTTGTTCAATACATTCTTTTAAATGTCCTTGAATAGTTGAATTAAAGGTACAATATTTGCGATAAAGTATTTTAGTAGTGCTAAATAATCGAATTAAGTGATTAGTTTTCAGTAGTTTTTTTACTAAAGTAGTTAGGAAAGAATATCAAAAAAGGAGTTCTAACGATAGTTTTTATCGATATTAGTATTAAAACTTCTAATCGTTATAAATATGTTAGTTAGTACAAGAAACCATTTTTTTATAATACCTTTGTAAATCAAATTTTAGAACTAATCTATTTTAAAAAAGGTATGATAAAAGTTTCAGATATAGCGAGTAAACGCGTAGCCCTTTTGATGGAAGATGAAGGGTTTAACCATACTACAGATTATGTACGTGTAGGAGTGACTAGCGGAGGATGTTCCGGACTTTCGTATCAATTAAAATTTGATCACGAGATAGGAGAAGACGATAAGATTTTCGAAGACAATGGTGTGAGAATCGCTGTGGATAAGAAAAGCTTTTTGTACCTAGTAGGAACGACTTTAGAGTATTCTGGAGGATTGAACGGTAAAGGTTTTTATTTCAACAATCCAAATGCAAGTAGAACTTGCGGATGTGGAGAAAGCTTTTCATTATAAGACCTCAAGGTAGAAAGGCGGATGTACGTCTGTCTTTCTTTCCTTTTGATAATTAGTTTAATAAAA
It encodes the following:
- a CDS encoding HesB/IscA family protein; the protein is MIKVSDIASKRVALLMEDEGFNHTTDYVRVGVTSGGCSGLSYQLKFDHEIGEDDKIFEDNGVRIAVDKKSFLYLVGTTLEYSGGLNGKGFYFNNPNASRTCGCGESFSL
- a CDS encoding M1 family metallopeptidase → MWSFDFKHIMKKILLTLAICSIALIDAIAQNNPNPGYWQQHVDYKMDVKMDVKKYQYTGTQKLTYTNNSPDTLKAVYFHLYYNAFQPNSDMDALLSNIADPDSRMVDTKTVRGRKVFESRITKLKDNEIGYLKVSKMMQDGEALETKEVGTVLEVTLKKPIAPKSSTVFTMNFDGQAPVMIRRAGRNSKEGVALSMSQWFPKIAEYDFEGWHAEQYLGREFHSVWGDFDVKITLDKNYILGGTGNIVNNNEVGYGYQDAGIDDNSIKKGKELTWHFKAENVLDFTWGADPNFIHDTYDGPDGVKLHFLYKNNPAIIDNWKKLQPVTAELMKFFNENVGPYPYNQYSVIQGGDGGMEYSMCTLITGERSFPSLAGVTAHELAHSWFQHALATNETKHEWMDEGFTSFISDLAMLKILPKDQQEDVNPFGSTYKSYYNLVSKGMQEPLSTHADHYMTNRAYSTSAYSRGSIFLTQLAYLIGWDNMMTTLRTYYNEYKFTHPTPNDFKRVAEKVSGAVLDQYLIDWTQTNNTIDYSILFVEEVQKNQTLVTLGRMGRMGMPLDILVEYEDGSIETFYIPYTSMHWIKPNQFVQYERTVLDGWGWAQPEYKFTINKPKGTIKKIVIDPSQFMADVNQENSIYTK
- a CDS encoding transposase, whose protein sequence is MNKKFKGVYNRSSNRAKWWDYTNDGTYFITICTRDMKHNFGYIFQDKMYLNDLGRCVLNCWFSIPHYYPFVVLDAFIVMPNHVHGILHINRGNDKTKNVDNIMEFKNVSGSLGSIIKGFKVGVKKDANSLGIAFFWQDGYHDHIIRTVSAYQNIANYIHTNPSRWNKDRFYNEF
- a CDS encoding S8 family peptidase, whose amino-acid sequence is MRLIKPLYLSAALALALTSCGTTSTITNTPISGVDNLPKRTTKLTEEQLRRWSHLDIINDTVPGMSVDRAYEEILKGKKLPKKVIVGVVDSGVEIDHDDLKTQVWTNPNEIAGNGIDDDNNGYIDDIHGWNFLGQSVHENVEMVRVIRRGDDGSDQYKRAVKEYDEEIKSNQESKLRVDMLLRANERIAKYLDKKDYTMDDLNSIPLDANEEIIHSKNVMYNILAGGRELSWLEAYKNSVESKAKHHLNLEFDGRKIVGDDHTDINDRIYGDNNVIGPVREEAKHGTHVAGIIAQTRGNNLGGDGVASDVAEIMAVRAVPDGDEYDKDIALGIRYAVDNGAKVINGSFGKYYEENSQWVRDAIKYAEEKDVLIVVAAGNDAMDLNIPGGVERYPNDNVKMGPEISNNFLVVGALNPEFGKNMVARFSNYGDYDVDVFAPGVKIYATVPTNSYEYLQGTSMASPNVAGVAALVRAYYPEFTAGEVKKIIMDSGVAVNFDVVVGEKKEIRNFQSISTSGKFVNAYNALLLAEKLSKAKK
- a CDS encoding MBL fold metallo-hydrolase — encoded protein: MKLYAIESGNFKLDGGAMFGVVPKVIWNKTNPADANNLIDLGARLLLIEEGNRLILIDTGMGNKQSDKFFGYYNLWGDHSIDKSLAKHGFHRDDITDVFLTHLHFDHVGGAVDWNSDRTGYVNAFKNAKYWTNENHWEWATKPNAREKASFLSENILPIQESGALHFIPKTEGNILHNSELGFDIFFADGHTEKQMIPILNYKGKKIAYVADLLPTVGHIPLPYVMGYDTRPLLTLDEKEKFLKMAADENWYLFLEHDAHNEIITVQHTEKGVRLNENLKANEILI